TTCTCAACATAATCAGGGATATGAAGATTTGGCAGCAAGACTTACTGATCGCCTTGATACTCATGTGACCATCAACATGGGGAGAAAAAAAGGGAAACTAACGGTTGAGTTTGCTGGCCGAGAGGACTTAGACCGAATCCTGAAGGCAATTGACTCCACCTGTTTAGTTGAAGAGTGCGAGTCTCTCCAGGAGGCATGAAAGATGACAAGGGTGGGTGTTGTTTCATATGAAACAACACCCACCCTTGTCATCAGGCAATGAAGTCTGCGATTTCACGGAGCAACTTTGGCTTCGGGTGGGCTCCAACGATTGTTTTCACAATTTCCCCGCCCTGGAAGACATTCATCGTAGGAATACTTACGATTCCGTACTTGGCTGCAGTTTTCGGGTTCTCGTCAGTGTTGAGTTTGATAATTTCGATCGAACCAACATTTTCGGCTGCGATTTCTTCGAGAATTGGAGCTACAGCACGGCAAGGGCCGCACCATGGTGCCCAAAAATCGACAAGAACGGTTTTTTCATTCTTGAGAACGTCAGCCTCGAAATCAGCATCACTGGTCTCTTTAATAGCTGCCATGAAATCTCCTGGTTGATTAACTGACTGAGGGTCGGACTAAAGCGTTATCACTTACTTACGACTGATAGGTCTCATGTATGAGATCAGATAGTTTCCAGATAACGTTCTGCGTCAAGTGCAGCTGCGCATCCACTACCTGCAGCTGTAATTGCCTGTCGATAAGTGTGGTCTACAAGGTCACCACAGGCGAAAACG
This region of Dermatophilus congolensis genomic DNA includes:
- the trxA gene encoding thioredoxin, whose translation is MAAIKETSDADFEADVLKNEKTVLVDFWAPWCGPCRAVAPILEEIAAENVGSIEIIKLNTDENPKTAAKYGIVSIPTMNVFQGGEIVKTIVGAHPKPKLLREIADFIA